TCGTGTGTAGCCCACCACAAAATCTGTGCGTTTTGGTGGAAAATTGTGTTGCATGAACTTGTAGTATTACTATGTTGTTgttgggtttggttttttttttttaaaaaaattaggtttgaaACATTCTAGCTCTGACCATGGAAGAAAAAAGTTGacaaagatattgttttttttttttttttttttttttttccagaagtTGACAAAGATCTCACTTGTGAAATCTATCTCAAATGATTGCATTTGTTCTATGTGTATATTGTATGATGTATTTGTAAGCACTCTTGGGATTTTTTTGCACATTGAAGTGTAGTTTGAGATTGCATTTTAGATggtgtttcataaaaaaatttaatttaattttggttttttatttatttattgatgttaaaaataatttctaaaaaataataaaaatattattttaatgtatttttgaatgaaaaatatttttttaaaaaataattattacactCCTAGGCACTCTGAAAAGAAATATTGCATGTGATTTATTGCATGGTATCAAAATTGATAATACATTATGTTAATTATTGCATGCAATCTTAAGGGCAACGGAATTGCCttttacttgaaataatttGTTAGGTACCTATAtagtcctatatatatataattatattacttATAATTGCATTAAGGTGTAAGGACAACCTAATGAGGAGAAAAAAGAAGCTATGTTTCTCTAATAATGCTTGTATTATTGATCCTTAAGAGCAAAAAATGCTTGAATAATTGGAATTTGAAAGGTAGCTAGCTCCCTTGTTTGAATCCAATTCTTCTATCTTTGTCAAGATCTAGCTTCTGTTTGTTGACacaatctatttttctttttgttttttcttctaattttctaATCTCAGCCTTTTTTCCTGCTAAGAAATTTAAATCAATCAAGAATTAAAGGGGCCCTACTTGATTAATAATGCCAATGCTTCTACCTAACTCATCACATCCCTTCCCCACCACCAAAGAAACAACATCATTGTAGATTAAACAAAAGAATCGGTACCTTAGTGTaccaaattcaattaattagcACAATTCTCTCtcactttatatatatgttttttttttttttaaaaaaaaactataatttaataGCACACAATCTTCATTTACGAGACAACATTAATGTGTACAAGGAagtgtcaaatattttttattttaaaaattaaataaatgtattttcCATGCTTTTTTGATGATTTCAATGTGCATATAcaccataaaaaacataaataaatataattttattacaaagcACTTAGCAACACATAAAGTGGGTGTTTAGGATCTAAGATGGacgtgtttttgaaaaaattttgattttttttattattatattttaaaaaataaattttcaagtaaaatcatatttttaaaaaaacatttgttatcACTAAACCAAAAGCTTGTAAATTCTGTACTCTTATAGTATATCCGAAAACTGGAGATGAAATCCGTTAGTCACCCCGTAAACCAAGAAAAGATTAGGCCGACAGAGGTAATCCCAATTGTGTAGTATTTCAAGACTAACGAGTTTTACAACTAACAAAAACAGTAGCCGTAGTAGGAATATTGTCTTGTTTCAagcacagagagagagagagagagagagagagctaagCAGTGAAGCCGCAAACCTAAGCTGCTAGAGCTGACTAGCTGACCCCAGTAAGAAACCCGTTTCTGGAGCCGACTGAATATGTCGTGCCTGGCTACCCCTATAACAGAACACTGTAAAAGCTGctgaagctgctgctgctgctgctgctgctctctctctctgtctctgtctctctctctcttccctgCCTTGCACCGCACCCTGTCCTCATACCTCAGAATTTTTCAGATTCTCCCTCTCCCATCTATCTCTACATAAATTCCCCTCTATTACCCCCTTGCCACCCACATTTCACATCCTCACAAACTACACGCACATTGACAGAAAATcactcttctttctttcttcaaacACGACAAAACATAACCAATCCTCACTCCTCCAACACTCTCTTTGCCCCCAAAAGCCAAAATGCCGGCAGAATTATCAAGCAGCGAAGCAGGAAGGAGACCACAACAATCGACAGCTGCAACATTAACTAAGCCAGGAGGAGCACCACCTCAAGAACAGGAGCACTTGCCATGTCCACGTTGTGACTCAACGAATACTAAGTTTTGTTACTACAACAACTACAACTTCTCTCAGCCTCGTCACTTCTGTAAGTCTTGCCGCCGTTACTGGACTCACGGTGGCACCCTCCGGGACATTCCTGTTGGTGGTGGCACTCGGAAAAATGCTAAAAGGTCGCGTACTTCAGCTACTTCTCCTGCCTCCTTCGTGGGTCCTATTACAGGCACTAATATTGATGGCTTACCACTGCCTGCTACCCCAGTGCTGCTCCCACTCACAGCCAATCAGGGTTTGTCCGTCCACtttggtggtggtgatgggAAGGGTAACGGTGGTGGTCTGGGTGGGAGTTTTACCTCTTTGTTGAATACTCAAGGCCCAGCTGGGTTCTTGGCTCTTAATGGGTTCGGGCTTGGAATTGGGCCTGGGATTGAAGATGTGAACTTCGCTCTTGGAAGAGGGCTGTGGCCTTTTCCGGGAATGGGAGATGTTGGCGCTTCCGTGGGTGGTAATGGTGGGGCTGCCGTCACAGCTGGATTGGGCAACACATGGCAGTTTGAGAATGGTCAGGAAAATGGGTTTGTCGGCGGGGATTGCTTTTCTTGGCCTGATCTTGCTATTTCAACTCCTGGGAATGGTCTTAAATGATGTAGCAGCATGTTAATTCggtgtttcttgttttttttcttttggctttTGGTCCTAATTAAGGATTGCAGGGTTTAGTTACTATGTAGTATTCAAGTGTTGAGAGAGCAAATTAGGGttgaaattagaaagaaaattaaaattactgtgactttttttttttttgtttttttttttcttggagttTGACTCTATGAGATGTGATTTGGTTACTTTATGTGCCCTCTCCTTTTGGTAGTTTAACATGCTCCTTATTTGTTTTACATGTGTACTTACGATGATTGCATTACATGGCCTTCTTCAGTTCCTTTGACGACACTGATTTGCCCGCCTCTTCCAAGTTTAACGATTCCTGATGATAATCATGagtgattttgaaattttttatttgaaaataaattaaaataatatatttttatttattttttatattaatatatcatacaattcaaaaaacactaataaaaaaagtttcaatgtGAGTATTGGGATTTTcacctacttttttttttttttaattttattatttattacttcgaagGCCCACTAAAAGTTAAGCTATCCTATCCACACCCAGGCATTATAGTATCATTAAGATTACGAGAGTTAAAGCTATTTCCAGGCCTATAACCCGCTCATGAATTATCCATCCGCACCTAGGCattattcaatgaaaaaaaattatatatttataatttatttattgtgttttatgtaatatatattaaatttgagtaGGGTTGGTTAATGtctatactttattttttacttgttaaGTAAActaattatccaaaaaaactatattatttgaatttaagtGAAATTATCATTCTTAATTGACAATCTCTTTTATGATTATATAATATTTcagcttaattgaaaaaacaatcgcCCATTTCATGCAAAAGAGTAAAAGCAACTACGAAAATGTAAAGTGCATGgtgttaactttttattttttatttttttatttttttttgtgaataaaattatttgactgATCGAAATGTACCTTTGTAATCTAGACATGAATAAGCTTTTGTATCTTGGATAAACTTGCGGGTCTAATTTACTAGGCTTAGTAGCatctagtttattatttttttaaatttaaattatacttaatacaatctttcttaatttttaatttttttggttaaatttttttaatggaaattaatattttttaactattttttttatttgataatgcttcaaatatattgtaatttatttgtaattgaaataaaagaaaaccaaacttTCTTGAAATACAATGTATTATTAGCTGCTAAAGAGTTCCTCATAGAACAATCTATTACTGTCACACTGTCATGTATTTGTTGATTTGAaagtaattgaaataaaattcaattctacCTCAATGTAATAATATCACTCTCTAAAAAAAGgattgacttgatttttataatgCAAAAGCAACAATCTTTATAACATGAATTTGATCTCTTTAGTGCAATAACATCACCATTATTGGATTTCCCCTAATCACttaaaatttttctaagtaCGAGTTTCATCCTCTCATTGAGTTCTTCCTAGCCACTTAAAAGTTTTCTAAGTACGGGATCCACCCCTAATGGTTTCCTCTAATGAGTTCCTTCAACGAGAGTTCCTCCAATGATTTCATTGAAAATGAGTTCCTCCAACAAGTTCTTACCATGGATCCTTCTTAGCCACATAGAAATATTTCTATGTACTTCAAAATATTTCTAAGTAGAAGCTCATTCTCCATGGATTTCTCCACTTACTAGAAATATTTCTAAGTAGCGTGTTTGGCTAAGACACTGCTGGGTTTGGCGTTTGCTGGACCTAACACTTGGGTTTGGTAGGTGCTCCCATGTCCATAAGCTTAGCTTGACAGGATGCTAGGTCAATAGGGTGGGCCTATCATGTGTCTCCCAAGGGTGTCAAGCTCGAGGATTTTTCACCATCGTACCCAAGCATGGTTGGACACTCCATGTTTGTCTAGGCCTAATGCATGACCAAATCCAATACACCGGCCCATGAATTCAAAGATAATGCTCAAATCTAATGCCACATCTTTACAaatttttaca
This Populus alba chromosome 7, ASM523922v2, whole genome shotgun sequence DNA region includes the following protein-coding sequences:
- the LOC118063205 gene encoding dof zinc finger protein DOF3.4, with the protein product MPAELSSSEAGRRPQQSTAATLTKPGGAPPQEQEHLPCPRCDSTNTKFCYYNNYNFSQPRHFCKSCRRYWTHGGTLRDIPVGGGTRKNAKRSRTSATSPASFVGPITGTNIDGLPLPATPVLLPLTANQGLSVHFGGGDGKGNGGGLGGSFTSLLNTQGPAGFLALNGFGLGIGPGIEDVNFALGRGLWPFPGMGDVGASVGGNGGAAVTAGLGNTWQFENGQENGFVGGDCFSWPDLAISTPGNGLK